In Diadema setosum chromosome 2, eeDiaSeto1, whole genome shotgun sequence, the DNA window CAGACATTCTTGATCAGACGCGCAGAGCGCCCTTCAAATGAGGAGACTTGCGCTATACTGGAAGACATCATCATACCTTTATGCCCGTACAGGTGGTGTAGCGTCACGTGATCACGGTTTGTAAATCTGTTAACGGCATTGTTTCACCGTTTTCATCACTCTTGCAGAAACGTTTCATACACTTAAAGGGAGCAACGAAAACACACCAGCAACAGTACAGGAGGGTGAGCCAGCGCTCGTGTCGACAACAATTATTGTCCGTAAACTCCCGCAGCAGTTGCCAATCATCTTCGTCCATCTCTACTCTTTCGTCAAGCCTGCCGCAAATCAATGCATGCTTCGAGCACTCGAAAATAGTCGGCTGTGTTGATTTCAAGTGGGCCATGCGCGTTTCTTTCACTCTAGCGTGCCCTGCCGACTCACCATCCCCAAACGGCCATTTGTAATCAAATCCGATGAAGGCCACGTTGTCTTTCCCTGTTTAGCAGAttttaaaagaataaagaaaatattcatattcaaatagtattataatgaaatgaaatgatcctTATTACATtcttacacacatacataatgtatactATATACAGTCATGTGTATGAACATATATACACTGTGTGTGAATATACTACTCATATCTACTTATTTTTATCTTTACCTCTCCTTCTCCCTATATCCCTCTCGTATAGTTataaaaaaattgatgttgTTATTTGGTTGATGTTTAAAGAAGAATGTGGGTCACGCGGTATTGGAATCGGGAAAGAGTGCCATAGGGTTCCCAAATATATGTTTCACGGGATAATTTAGTCAttagaatgaaatttggttatgaaatacataaatagTTGATATAATTGTATTTGGGGTTGTGCAATTACATATTTCCAAATATCTTAATTTTGGTTATTATTAGTTATGCAAAATTGATGTCCTGTGTATGATGTTCTGTACTTTTATTGGAGTAGAGGCAAACCAGTTGTCACAGTACTTTTTATATAGTTCTGCTTGTTTTGGCCAATGTGGAATATGTTCTTACCGTGCGTTTTATATATCGGATATTGCTCAACCTACTGATTTGTGTAATTATGATAtttctcattcatttttatcatgcctgtaaatgctttattttgtaactgtcagaaattatttgtaatattatatGCAATTTAGCCCCTGGGCTAGGagatataatatcaataaataaaCCTTtctatatgtatacacatatatatatatatatatatatatatgtatatatatattcagggctcgacactaacttttctTTGTGGTGGCTTCCGTTAATGTCGAGCCCACacgtatatgtatgtacatatatatataatttatatgtattatacaaatatcgactgcttcAGAGGGGGgtggtaaaactatttgcaccGAGGTGATTTCACAACAGTGCTATcccccgagacgaagtcgagggacataGCACTGTTTAGAAATCACCGAgggcaaatacatgtagttttaccATGACCCGAATGAAAGCAGtcgatattatatatatatttatattcctCTAGAGCATTTTACTAGAGTGATGACAAGGTTCCCTTTTGGAAATATGTAGGCTTAACGTTATTCTCTAAAAAAATCAAGTGacaatattcactcttaaaggagtgaatacaaaaaagagtgaatgtagagtgaaattggattttggagtgacctcagggatcactcgaagactTTGGAGTGATCCTGACGTCCCTCTAAAACGAGTgagaatgaacattttcactcaaaatttgttcaaatttcactttgaagtcactctctttttttgtattcacgcCTTCAAGAGTGactattttcactcgatttttttagagagtagttCTAGGCCGTGACAGTGCATGCAGCGCGTAGCGAACGACACCGCTGCGCTGTGTAATGTAATAGGCCGCCGTGTATTCACTATTGTTGATTCCTCCGAGCTATACAGCATAGAACTGCGAGAGGAGGTCCAGGACTAGAAGTAAGCTTAAAGCGTCTTCGTTATccagatcatcttcaaaatcgGGTGGGGGGAGGTACATAGACGAAAATTAAATTTCATTactttaaggtagcagtatttGGATTGAGGGGGAAGATGTTTAATATTCAAATGAATATGGGACTACTGTATAATGCGGATCTTTAATTTCATCATGTTGTTCCATACTCTTTATGATATTTCACATAGTATTCTATCAAAACATAGTTCTTGGATCTTATCTTACTGTGTTAATTCAAGAGAGTGCCTCGACGAATAAACATCTTTCTTTGCATCTGGAATATCCTCCAGAAAGAAAATGCTGTGTTCTAATACAATAGTTTGACTGATAATCCAACTTAAAAGCCTTGCAAAGTAACCTTTCGACAACGATACCTCCAGGAAGAAACGTTATATATCTTTTGGAACATCCAACGATATTAGTTGTATTGTACTTAAaatattattagtagtagttgtagtcgTAGTATTTATGCACTCTCAacttattttttcattgtttgatgctcctagaaatgaaatattaaatgaatgatgaatatatcatatcaaaaaCTAAAGTTCATACCATGTTGAAGTATACGTAAAGATTGAAACCTTGTTTCTACGCTTACAATAGTATGCTGATAATATCTATTTTTTCATATCGCATGAAACTTTTTTAATTTCTCCTTGGTATCCACAAAATAACCTAAATCAATAGAAAAAATGACCTAAAATGTTCATTTCCTGATTGACAGATTGTGGTTTACCTCAGCTGTAGTCTGtctcggttacagctcgttattccgaaggttcgttattccgaaggctccttattcctaATCGacaagattcgttattccgaaggttcattgttccgaatttcattttcggattaaccaatcttcggaataacgaaccttcggaataacgccacaaattttcggaataacgaaccttcggaatagcgaaccttggaataacgaacagcaccggTCTGTCTCTTCGATATTTAAgccttgatttgattttttttttttgctcactaAGATTAAGCAAGAAAacctgaaataaaatgaattatcTCCAGACATTCAATTCCAGTCAAATCTCTGCAGTCCATTCAAAGCGTGACGTCTCAtagattaatgaaaaaaaaatgaaaatttacatCCATTGATTCTACATTATAGTACTGTCGTCACGAAGTACCTGGCTTTGTTTTCAGcagtatcacaattttttttcattattaatgACAATTTGACAGCATATTCGACTTGACCCATATGAAATGAACGGATTAGAGAAGCAGCATATTAATATGCCATGTAAATTTCACCCGTTTTCGTCAAAATTTTATGCAGATGAAATGAGGGAATGGCGTTATTTCCTTACAAAACTTCCGCTGACCTACACTTAAACTTCTGTCCTTCGTCTTAACGCTTTTCTGCTTTGCAATGACAATCAGTAGTCACTTTTAGGATAGAAGTTGTCAGTTAGTGAATTATGAACCAACTGCATAAATTTGATTATATTTCAGTTCACAAAACAACAAAGGCTTTGCTAGTTCATTATCTGCAGCTGATTTCCATATGGgattgtgaaaaacaaattagGTAAAAACGTGAGAAACTTTCTCACTTCACTAAAGATTTTGATGTGACTTCGTTCTAATGGTCTGCTTTTCTGATTTTGATCTTAAAGTCAACCTGACCGTGCCATAAAAGTATTGCACTTTAAAATAAGTATAAATAACAGttaaaaaacatacacagacCATTGTCTCTTAAAAGACATGGGTGTattaaaaaaagttgttttgtattctttttttgtagTTCAATCAGTTTCCTTTCTAATGAGGGTGAATGTTTCAGAACGTTACCGAAAACTCTCTTCGCATTCGACAGAAATCCATTGTAAAGGGCGTCTGTAATATTGGTGATGGCAAAACCGCGATTGTGTTTGGAGTGACAGAGTATAATGCCATCCACGTTCATTGAGTCCAGTGGGTAGCTTCCAACATCATTGTACGGTAGTTTGACGAATTTGATATCAGCATTGCTTGTTTCTCTAAGACGCGTTAGAAGAGCTTGGATGTTGGTCTGAATATCAGACGTGCAAACTCCGATCGTTGGCATGGTGACGGTGCCTGCTCACACGGTCAGTGATTCTGAGGAATAGGGGACATGTAAGAATTAGTACATGTAAATGAGTATTGAACCGTCACATATCACATGAGTACAATGCATAGGCCTTCATAGCATTGTGttcttaaaacaacaaaaacaaataacactaATCGGACTGAAGGTACGAATGAATGGAGGACCTCTCCACCATTCCATCGTCATGCAAGATTAAAATGGACTTTGTACCTTTCAGACCAGAAAAGTGCGGCAGTAAAGTTTCACCTTTAAAagtattatttaccattagcAATGATACAAAAACCcggctttagtgcttcaaaatagttctaaaatgtgagatagggatagaaacaaaacacgtacaaatttgaaacaatataatcaatgttaaaggacaagtccaccttcatatacatgaggattgaatgaaagcaacaatattagttgagcacatcagtgaaagtttggggaaaatcggacaatccgttcaaaagttatgaatttttaaagtatctgcgcagtcactgctggatgagaagactactacaatgtatgatgtcatatgcgtacaacaacataaagaaacaaagacaatttcacaaaacttctctttttgaataaagtgcaaatttcttcgacttgttactgacatataattgttaagggtaatattattccccttgccttctgaaagagagaagtcaagtgttcttttttatgcgagaagagtgaaaatatgttgaatttcctttattctttctttatatcgttgtacacatgtgacatcacaagctatagtagtcttctcatccagccatgactgagcagaaacttcaaaaattcataacttttgaacggattgtccgattttcctcaaactctcattgatgtgttctactaatattgctgcattcactccaCCCACATGTctaatgaaggtggacttgtcctttaagtattgtttaattgtacaaaatgtgaacaatagttatactGAATTTTATTTCTAGAcgaaaccgtctacagttatttttttttttttgggggggggggaatgatgatatctatttatattctaggctttattaCGATTCTGTTtaatatgataggatgttttatgatacaactgacctacataatatgcataaaaagtgataactcaaaacatttttaaatcactgctcccaatggttaAAGGTACCTGTAAAGGTGCTCCCATAGTGACGCTCGTCTGAAAGTTGCAAAGTTGCACCCGAAAACATACCTCCATTGTGACATTATAGTAAAGCTGCAAACCtgaacctatttttttttctttttagagtgtagagaagaagatttttaaggATTCTAACTATTCCTTACGATGAATGATCGCtgtagctcacttgagccaCTCGATGACCTATACGTGGTCCATGCTTGAGCCCAGttaagctgaaaaaaaaaaacccgttaTGTTGTAATGGACTGTATATCTTTGTTATTGCtgtcatttgtgttttttatgatgtataaagaaagaatatctgTTATCTACATCCTTTGTTGATTACTTGTGACCTGGCAGAATTTTCAAAGGCTCACTACTGTTGTCAGTTATAACTTTTAAATAATCTGCCACATAAGTTAGGATATTAAAACTCATGATACTTTTATTTCAGTGGATTTGATTCATTCAACATGTCCCCTCGAATCTTTCTCCAATACAACATATTGTATAAATATTTGAAGATGCTTATTCATGAACAAAGTGATCATTTCAGAATAATCCCCCTAGAACCTGGGCCCTATTTCACAAAGTATGTCTAGAAACTCTTCctggaatggcaactttccATATCCACAAGTAACAGCCTATTAGGAAGCTGAATTCTTGTCGTTATCATGACAATTGCATTCCAGgaagaatttcatttcatttcatttcatttatttatttcaacacgGCACATGATTCAGCCAGACGGCTGTTCTTCCTCATGTCCGTGCATCATGAGGTAAAAATGACATACTTTTTTTAATGGGTaccatatcaatttttttttttaatggaatggGGCCCTGATTGATAAAGATGAGCTCCTTCGCGAAGTGTTCATGTAGTCTGCTTATTTGGACATGCGGCAATGGGCGGGAAAGGAAAAGATGCGGAGGTGGAGAAAACGAGGTGGGGGGGTATCGATCTCTTACCGGCTGTCGCGACCATTGTAAAATTGATCACTAATTTCACTTAGTCAACCGATCAATCCCCCTCTCTTTCCACATTATGTGGAGATGGGAGTTTCAGCCTCAGGTACTGCGCAAGAACCTCTTCATTTATTAATCGGAATGTATACAACGTATACTTGCATCGCATAactataaaaacacacaaaaaaaaaaacgaacactGGAATAAAACGACGACAACATACAACCCAGTGACAGGCTTCAAGGCACGCTATTTAGAAACTGAGCGGGCCTACGAAAACATATTCACTTATGAATACGAATATGGGATGGGGAAATTGCGGTTCTACcaaaataaaatctttaaattacaaaagaaagtcaTACGTATTTGTACTTGATCGCATTTCGTAGCTCATACTGATTCTTCATGAACTTAAAACATTAAAGGTTACagatttgaatattatttaaGTAGCAGTAATAATGTTTAAATATATTCATGATCAACTTCCGTCTTTTTTCAATAACATGTTAAGGTTtaatacttctgtccattcgcaccctactcgtatatgcagaaaattccatcttttgaatcCCAAATCATTAGTGACACACAAATCTATCAGACATTTGGGTCCGGACATTTGGAATTATCTCCCGGACAACATAAATCCTTACCCAACTATTTATTCTTTGAAGGCTTCACTAAAGTCGTATTTGATACAATCATATTCTCCCCACTCATTACGTTTAGATAACAAATACGTATGGTGAATGAttgttaattttattcaatCTCTGTATTCTACCTTCAATTGCATTTTGCACCCACTCCTGCACCCACCTTATTACTtaatctcctcctcctcctcctcctcctcctcagtCCTTTTATGAGGCCCggcggtctcctgcattcaattttctctttgatttactgaaaaaaaaccccgtattacttattttatgtttctgtgtatgtaGACTGCTCAATGCGATTGCTTATGCGTATCTATTCACTTGctatttgtgtactgttatcgttttatttcactgcacttgctatTCCTTTTCTatgtgcttttgaaattaatatTCAATTCGTATCCGATTGACTgcggaaataaatcaaatcaaatcaaatcagatcaaatcaaaaaAGAGATATGAggccattacaataccactgtTTAACGGAATAACACTCTTTGTACATTGTCACAGGCAATTCTGAAGGGCACAGGAAATACGAATCATGGACGGTGCCACTGCACTCTTTTtagtttcagtttcattttgttttcacaaacaTTCACTTAGTTAGCATTTACACATACACGACATGggaacatgcatgtacatatagtACGATGTATAGGAGTACAAAAGTCGAAGCAGGTTCCTACATTGAAGGCTGTGAGGGACCTAGATTAGATACAAATTTTGCTGAACATGGTCCCTTAGGAAGTGACGTACTTCAAAAGGTAGGGCTGGCCCAGGGGTGAGAAACCAAGTGGGAAGTgaggaaggaagaaaaaaggatTACCCGCTTAATAGATGATAGAGAGTAGGGACAGTTATAGCATTGTGAACTTTAGCAAGTTATTCTTTGCTACAAGTGATACTGCAATACATATATGACTTGGTGGGAATATTTCCATCTGAGTCAAACAAGCCGACAATTATGTCGTAAATCTCATTGTACATTTCCATTATGTAATTATGGTTAGAGAGTTGTGACAGATATAGGATATTCACCAGAAAGTGCatgggggtcatcccacgagactgacacccatgagtcatacagcccacgagttcgacagatacaacacggggtttaatgtgtcggtctcatgagccttgtttgcttagtgtcgaactcatgggttgtatgattcgtgggctgtataactcgtgagctgtataactcgcgggtgtcggtctcgtggcgTGCATCCGGTGCATGTTTCTCATTATTAAATGGCAAGACAATTGGCTACATAACTGTGagtacaaaacacacacataaaccaTCAAAGGTCGCATATCATCAATCGACATAGGATGCTATACAcgagatattttctttttttaagtccctGCTTGAATACAGATAAGCTGGGGACAGatttaacatcgattggcaaaGTAGTCCAAAGCTTTAATATATAGGATCAGAATAGATAAGAATTTTTTGCCAGCATGGAGCGCGTACGAGGTATATGGTACAAGTTTTGATGACGAGTGGAGTGATTATGAACATATTGTTTTTTCATATATAAAACTAAAGGGAAAGTTGCGGATTCATTTATGTGGGTATGAAACATCAAGGATCCAAGATGAAGAAGATGCAAGTAATATATGTATTTCaattatttgtttaaaaaaaaaatatatatatatatatatatacaagtatatttCTGTATGTTTGAAGTGTGTGAACAGCAGTCCGGATTAAAAACAGATAGAAGAGCCATCTTTTGTATCTTTAAAATCCTATCAATACATAACATTTGGAGCTGATTCCAAACAAGCAGCTCATAGTTTAAACATGACATTATCAATGTACTATAAAACATGAATAAGGTATTGGATGGGTTTAAAGACTTCAGTTTATGAATAATTATAGTACCAGCATTCCTGGATGATAACTTTACTATGATATCTGTGTGTGTCTTCCAGGACAAATTCTTATTTTGTCCTAATAATCATTCCAAGAAATTTGGAAGAATCAACCATGGTTATTTCGATAACATCAATATTTACAGAAGGTAAATTGGTGCCGCATTGActgaaaaaacccaaacatatATACTGTTTATAATTACCATGATTACACATAGAAAGATTTAGTGACATTTTGTTAGCTTATGCACATTCCAGAACATTGTCGTCAGTTTAGAATGCAAAGTATTTAGAAATGCAGTACAGTTCTGGTGAGAAGGAATTACTAGTACTCTATATTGCCATTTAATAGCAAAAGGATGGATGAGAGCAAATTACTTGATTTTCGAAAGTCATTTACAAACAGCATGAACAACAGTGGACTAAGGAGTGATCCCTGTGGTACACCACATATTGTGATAGGCTTTATGTAAGGTTTGTGGCCGTTTAGGGATGATATAGTATCGGTTCTTCTCTTAGaatcatatgctctttcataaaaattatgtcataagaggtttctcgttatctctgAAAGTTATTATCAAAGCAACGTTGGAAACCTTAAGCCCCATCTCAAATGAaattgtaccatccctttaaccggctgaggacgggctgattttgctacaacgcctcgtttcccataaacacctgcccctgctcgagactcgtcctcaatgagtCAACGACAAACTGGCTTCTATTTTGCAGATTTAACTCTCAAACAAATTAATGATTGACATCTTGAATTATTTCTAATAAAGAATATAtcatgattaacggtatcaaagaattttgaaaaatctatttaaaaagatgaatgaaaaataaaatatcaatggACCGAGTGACTGTGTTTACAGgtttcaaaatgtcatagaCAGTTCTGCATCTCTttcgaaaaccaaactgagattCACATAGGGTCCCTATGGGGGTTTGCCCTTAAAAGATACAAACACGAGAACAAGCCACCTTTTCCAATAATTTTAAGAATGTAGGGAGGAGAGAGATTGGTCTGTAATTTGTTAATGATTCTTCAGGGTGTCCCTTTATAACtttagtaattttcatcttatcAGGAACAACCAGTGCTAAGTGACAGGTTAAATACGTGTACACAAGAGGCTCAGCTATATTTCAGAAAGCAtatgttttgaagaaaatttgtCTCATCATAATATCCAGGGTTTTTCTTGATATCGGTTAGAAAAGTTCAGTTACGTTATATCGTTTGAAATAAAAAGGATCCTATACTGTGCTTTAAATACCAAAAGACTATAATCACTATTAACTTCGATATGCGTTTGGTGTGCCATTAGTGATAATAAAAGACGCCCTACGACCCATGTAGTGAGAAGTATACTCACAATATGAGGAAGATACACTCTGTACGCTACTTTCAGACGTAGGCCGATCATGCATATCTAGCTGTGCAGGGGGCACAACCACAACAGAAACCTGTCCCATGATCCGGAAACCAATTGTGCTTTAAAGGACCAACAGTGGCCTGCAAATgttacaagtacattgtacgtgcCTCTCATTCGTGCACCTTCACCAACATACTGTAGTACACGAATATAATGGCGTCCCTCAGGAACCGACAATCCCCATCTAGTGTTCGTTTACCTGTAGTCTCGCTCAATTCTGAACGTATATAACTCTCGTTTGTTGGAGGACAGGCGACAGCACCAGGCATGTAGTATGTATCATTCCATGTCGGGTGTCCGGTCTGACATGCTGCATGTACTGCTAATTCTCTGAAAATCT includes these proteins:
- the LOC140245595 gene encoding uncharacterized protein; the protein is MPTIGVCTSDIQTNIQALLTRLRETSNADIKFVKLPYNDVGSYPLDSMNVDGIILCHSKHNRGFAITNITDALYNGFLSNAKRVFGKDNVAFIGFDYKWPFGDGESAGHARVKETRMAHLKSTQPTIFECSKHALICGRLDERVEMDEDDWQLLREFTDNNCCRHERWLTLLYCCCYNFTENEAEQHVRPDIRHGILT